From the genome of Flavobacterium luteolum, one region includes:
- the lipA gene encoding lipoyl synthase gives METVAENIPTTKPKWLKVKLPIGQKYTELRGLVDKYSLNTICTSGSCPNMGECWGEGTATFMILGNVCTRSCGFCGVKTGRPETVDWDEPEKVARSIKIMNIKHAVITSVDRDDLKDGGSIIWMETVRAIRRMNPQTTLETLIPDFQGIERNIDRIVEANPEVVSHNMETVRRLTREVRIQAKYDRSLEVLRYLKEKGINRTKSGIMLGLGETEEEVFQTMTDLKNANVDVVTIGQYLQPSKKHLPVKEFITPEQFARYEKFGRELGFRHVESGPLVRSSYKAQKHIL, from the coding sequence ATGGAAACAGTCGCTGAAAATATACCTACCACAAAACCAAAGTGGTTAAAAGTAAAATTACCTATCGGACAAAAATATACTGAACTTAGAGGTTTAGTTGATAAATATAGTTTAAATACCATTTGTACTTCGGGAAGCTGCCCAAATATGGGAGAATGCTGGGGCGAAGGAACAGCGACTTTTATGATTTTAGGAAATGTTTGCACTCGTTCTTGCGGATTCTGTGGTGTAAAAACCGGAAGACCTGAAACGGTAGATTGGGACGAACCTGAAAAAGTAGCTCGTTCTATTAAAATCATGAATATCAAACATGCTGTTATTACTAGTGTTGACAGAGATGATTTGAAAGATGGAGGCTCTATTATTTGGATGGAAACTGTAAGAGCTATCCGTAGAATGAATCCGCAAACTACTCTTGAAACTTTAATTCCAGATTTTCAAGGAATTGAAAGAAACATAGATCGAATTGTTGAGGCAAATCCTGAAGTGGTTTCTCATAACATGGAAACTGTACGCCGTTTAACTCGCGAGGTTCGTATTCAGGCAAAATATGACAGAAGTTTAGAAGTGCTTCGCTATTTGAAAGAAAAAGGAATTAACAGAACTAAGTCTGGAATTATGCTTGGTCTTGGAGAAACAGAAGAAGAAGTTTTCCAGACTATGACCGATCTAAAAAATGCAAATGTTGATGTTGTAACAATTGGACAGTATCTTCAGCCAAGTAAAAAACATCTTCCTGTAAAAGAATTTATCACGCCTGAACAATTTGCCAGATATGAAAAATTTGGTCGTGAGTTAGGTTTCAGACATGTAGAAAGCGGACCTCTTGTTCGTTCTTCATACAAAGCACAAAAACATATTTTATAA
- a CDS encoding PH domain-containing protein, which yields MGIFSAILGNAGSVSQEDLIKKYGQLLTANEEIEMGFKLIRDTFIFTNKRLILVDVQGITGSKTEYKSIGYKSITRFSVETAGTFDLDAELKIWISSEQHPSIVKQFNKSVNVYEVQKILAFHVLG from the coding sequence ATGGGAATATTTTCAGCCATTCTTGGCAATGCAGGTTCAGTAAGCCAAGAAGATTTAATTAAAAAATACGGACAGCTTTTAACTGCAAATGAAGAAATCGAAATGGGATTCAAACTTATTCGTGACACCTTCATTTTTACCAATAAAAGATTAATCTTAGTAGATGTACAAGGAATCACAGGAAGCAAAACAGAATATAAGTCTATTGGCTACAAAAGCATTACGAGATTCAGCGTAGAAACTGCAGGAACTTTTGATTTGGATGCCGAACTAAAAATATGGATTTCAAGCGAACAACACCCAAGCATTGTAAAACAATTCAATAAATCGGTTAATGTTTATGAAGTGCAAAAGATTCTTGCTTTTCATGTATTAGGATAA
- the gap gene encoding type I glyceraldehyde-3-phosphate dehydrogenase, with protein sequence MKTRIAINGFGRIGRNLFRLLLDHPEIEVVAINDIADNKTMSHLIKYDSIHGVLKAEVSHDENSIIVDGRHFFFFHEKNIANIDWKSHSIDIVVESTGKYKTHEELNAHLDAGAKKVILSAPSEVDTIKTVVLGVNEHILDGNEDIVSNASCTTNNAAPMIKIIEELCGIEQAYITTIHSFTTDQSLHDQPHKDLRRARGASQSIVPTTTGAAKALTKIFPKLHNKMGGCGIRVPVPDGSLTDITFNVKRAVSIEEINKAFKQASKTNLKGILDYTEDPIVSVDVIGNTHSCLFDAQLTSVIDKMVKVVGWYDNEIGYSSRLIDLILLIRKK encoded by the coding sequence TTGAAAACAAGAATTGCCATTAATGGATTTGGAAGAATCGGGAGAAATTTATTCCGTCTTCTTTTAGATCACCCCGAAATCGAAGTCGTTGCTATAAATGACATTGCAGACAACAAAACCATGTCGCATTTAATTAAATATGACAGTATTCACGGCGTTTTGAAAGCCGAAGTAAGTCACGATGAAAATAGCATTATTGTAGATGGAAGGCATTTTTTCTTTTTTCATGAAAAAAACATTGCAAACATAGATTGGAAATCGCATTCGATTGATATTGTAGTCGAATCGACAGGTAAATATAAAACGCACGAAGAATTAAATGCGCATCTAGATGCTGGGGCAAAAAAGGTTATTCTTTCTGCTCCTTCAGAAGTTGATACCATAAAAACGGTAGTTCTTGGTGTAAACGAACATATTTTGGATGGAAATGAAGATATAGTTTCAAATGCAAGCTGTACCACTAACAACGCTGCCCCAATGATTAAAATCATTGAAGAACTGTGCGGAATTGAACAAGCTTACATTACTACCATACATTCTTTCACCACAGACCAAAGCCTTCATGACCAGCCACATAAGGATTTGCGCCGTGCGAGAGGTGCCAGCCAGTCGATTGTTCCAACAACTACAGGTGCAGCTAAGGCATTAACAAAAATTTTTCCTAAATTGCACAATAAAATGGGTGGCTGTGGCATTAGAGTCCCAGTTCCAGACGGTTCATTAACAGACATAACCTTCAATGTAAAGCGAGCTGTAAGCATTGAAGAAATTAATAAAGCATTCAAACAAGCCTCAAAAACAAATTTAAAAGGAATATTGGATTATACCGAAGATCCGATTGTTTCGGTTGATGTAATTGGCAACACACATTCTTGTTTATTTGATGCTCAGCTAACATCGGTTATCGATAAAATGGTAAAAGTTGTAGGCTGGTATGATAATGAGATTGGCTATTCATCAAGGTTGATCGATTTAATTTTACTAATAAGAAAAAAATAA
- a CDS encoding zinc ribbon domain-containing protein, with the protein MTNTKELSVEDKLRAIYDLQLIDSRIDEIRNVRGELPLEVEDLEDEVAGLSTRSEKLKGELEVIEEQIKAKKIAIEEHKEVIKKYTKQQESVRNNREFNSLTKEVEFQELEIQLAEKQIKEMKASIEHKKEVISNLKEKLDAKSSHLKHKKSELDAIMAETQKEETFLTEKSAEFAAQIEDRLLAAYNRIRSSVRNGLAVVSIERGASAGSFFTIPPQTQVEIASRKKIITDEHSGRILVDTQLAEEEKEKMEQLFAKF; encoded by the coding sequence ATGACGAATACGAAAGAATTAAGTGTTGAGGACAAGTTAAGAGCAATATACGATTTACAGCTTATTGACTCTAGAATTGACGAAATCAGAAACGTTAGAGGAGAACTTCCTTTAGAGGTTGAAGATTTAGAAGATGAAGTTGCAGGTTTGAGCACTCGTTCAGAGAAACTGAAAGGTGAACTTGAAGTGATTGAGGAGCAAATCAAAGCAAAGAAAATTGCTATTGAGGAGCATAAAGAGGTTATCAAGAAGTACACAAAACAACAAGAATCAGTACGTAACAACAGAGAATTTAATTCTTTGACAAAAGAGGTTGAATTTCAGGAATTAGAAATTCAATTGGCTGAAAAGCAAATCAAAGAAATGAAAGCTTCTATCGAGCACAAAAAAGAAGTTATTTCTAACTTAAAAGAAAAACTTGATGCTAAAAGCTCTCATTTAAAACATAAAAAATCTGAGTTAGATGCTATTATGGCTGAAACTCAGAAAGAAGAAACTTTCTTAACTGAGAAATCAGCTGAATTTGCAGCACAAATCGAAGACAGATTATTGGCTGCTTACAACAGAATCAGAAGCAGTGTTCGTAACGGATTGGCTGTAGTTTCTATCGAAAGAGGAGCTTCTGCTGGATCTTTCTTTACAATTCCACCTCAAACTCAGGTTGAAATTGCTTCAAGAAAGAAAATCATCACAGATGAGCACTCTGGAAGAATTTTAGTTGATACGCAATTAGCTGAAGAAGAAAAAGAAAAAATGGAACAATTGTTCGCAAAATTCTAA
- a CDS encoding M48 family metalloprotease yields the protein MKKRIIVLGVLFAILSLTKTNAQILSDKSMGALGKGVSGFTFSDADAAALAKQSIAELDANNPVADPKDGYSIRLNRLFGKHTTSEGVTLNYKVYLVKDINAFACADGSVRVFAGLMNIMDDNQLLAVIGHEIGHVVNHDTRDAIKAAYKKEALLDAASSQSGKIETLTQSQLGQLGSAMIDSKHSRKQESEADDFSYDFMKRNGYDVNAVESAFRILQNLSEGAEASFMTKMMSSHPDSGKRADTAKKKATKDGLYHAYEQQKIDNTAPVTQTKKATTTTKKKSTAKKK from the coding sequence ATGAAAAAGAGAATTATTGTATTAGGAGTTTTATTTGCAATTTTAAGTTTAACCAAAACAAATGCGCAGATACTTTCAGATAAATCGATGGGGGCTTTAGGAAAAGGTGTTTCAGGATTTACTTTTAGTGATGCAGATGCAGCCGCTTTAGCTAAACAATCTATTGCAGAATTGGATGCAAACAATCCAGTTGCCGATCCAAAAGATGGATATTCAATTCGTTTAAATCGTTTGTTTGGAAAGCATACTACTAGCGAAGGAGTTACTTTAAACTATAAGGTGTATCTAGTAAAAGATATAAATGCTTTTGCATGTGCCGACGGAAGTGTTCGTGTATTTGCAGGTTTAATGAATATTATGGATGATAACCAGCTGCTAGCTGTTATTGGTCATGAAATCGGGCATGTTGTTAATCATGATACAAGAGATGCTATAAAAGCGGCTTATAAAAAAGAAGCTTTGCTAGATGCAGCGTCATCGCAATCAGGAAAAATAGAAACTCTTACTCAATCTCAATTGGGGCAACTAGGAAGCGCTATGATAGATAGCAAACACAGTAGAAAACAAGAGTCAGAAGCAGATGATTTTTCTTATGATTTTATGAAAAGAAATGGCTATGATGTGAATGCAGTGGAATCGGCTTTTAGAATTCTTCAAAATTTAAGTGAAGGAGCAGAGGCATCTTTTATGACTAAGATGATGAGTTCTCATCCTGATTCTGGAAAAAGAGCAGATACAGCAAAAAAGAAAGCAACAAAAGATGGATTGTATCATGCTTACGAACAGCAGAAAATTGATAATACAGCTCCTGTAACACAAACGAAGAAAGCAACTACTACAACAAAGAAAAAAAGTACAGCAAAAAAGAAATAA
- a CDS encoding energy transducer TonB, with product MSKLSIYENKWTDLVFENKNKEYGAYQLRQENSKNSVTALFMGLLLITALGSAPVLISKLKTSSVEVEPEPRIYEPTIVHVDPTVVPPPPAPPAPMVEQTAASQTEAVQLTNPVIVTTKEAVKEIAPNTENAPVVENASGTGTATNTLPTTGGGGNGEVASVAPPSNDPVSTAILDKLPEFPGGIAQFYKYVGNNFHRPELDVEKTLRVYVSFVVEKDGSITDIIVKNDPGYGMGKEAIRVLKSLKTKWAPGILDGKPVRTAYNLPITIKTEVE from the coding sequence AAAGAATATGGCGCATATCAATTACGCCAGGAGAATTCCAAAAATTCTGTTACAGCTCTCTTTATGGGTTTATTGTTAATAACGGCTTTAGGAAGTGCACCTGTACTTATTAGCAAATTAAAGACTTCGTCTGTTGAAGTCGAACCAGAACCTAGGATTTACGAACCTACAATTGTACACGTTGATCCAACTGTTGTACCGCCGCCACCTGCCCCGCCTGCGCCTATGGTTGAACAAACTGCAGCAAGCCAAACAGAAGCGGTTCAACTAACCAATCCTGTAATAGTAACAACAAAAGAAGCTGTTAAGGAAATCGCTCCTAATACAGAAAATGCACCAGTTGTAGAAAATGCTTCTGGAACAGGAACTGCCACTAATACCTTACCTACAACAGGAGGCGGAGGAAATGGCGAAGTTGCTTCGGTTGCACCACCAAGCAATGATCCTGTTTCTACTGCGATTTTGGATAAACTTCCAGAATTCCCAGGTGGAATTGCTCAGTTTTACAAGTACGTTGGAAACAATTTCCATAGACCAGAACTTGACGTAGAAAAAACACTAAGAGTGTATGTTTCTTTTGTCGTTGAAAAAGACGGATCGATCACCGACATTATTGTTAAAAATGATCCAGGTTACGGAATGGGAAAAGAAGCCATTAGAGTTTTAAAATCATTAAAAACGAAATGGGCTCCAGGAATTCTAGACGGAAAACCAGTGAGAACGGCATATAACCTTCCTATCACAATAAAAACAGAAGTAGAATAA
- a CDS encoding tetratricopeptide repeat-containing hybrid sensor histidine kinase/response regulator, producing MKYCLFIVVCFFNSFLYSQTIRNTDSVTYYNKLANTNLNNKKYNQAIFYTEKSINFCEENGKKENLANQTFKLGKIYYNQKKFEDALKNFHKTVSLFDTLKPSCTKALALHYIGVTNTAKGDYKTASVYYTKAQDLLKQLNIKDNAEVLDYQKALAFKTNNDLKSAVKTFKTIAKKPDNSANIKTKVDAYYQLGLIEGQLKRNDSAIIYFDKALDYNSKINDFPKKSKIVLAISQYYKQNKNYDLAYSYLDEHYQLENYLLRLKNAKIDLNEYEKFKKNQSLNNTIKRESEEKFQLKTYRYSKLVSILAIALISILSLLSLALYKNNIIRNQNNLLLREKNKELILAKNKAEKASKARSEFLSTVSHELRTPLNAINGITHILLEDKPKKKQLKYLESLKFSGNYLTTFINEILEINKIDSTKVEVENISFNLKELLFNIQSSLKELATANKNYFNLEIDKAIPDNLIGDPTKLSQIILNLINNALKFTQNGHVNVIAKLYSQEGEEATVYFEIVDTGIGIPEDKLQSVFESFSQGSIEVNRKYGGTGLGLTIVKKLIELLGGEIKLKSEVGKGSTFTFKLNFKINNEPLEVIEEVKPYNDKQLKNKSILLIEDNKINQMITRKMLENKNITCEIVDNGEDAVELLKIKRFDMILMDVHLPGINGTTATKLIREFDKTTPIIALTAISLDENRDMLLSYGMDDVITKPFVPDEFYTTIAKFFD from the coding sequence ATGAAATACTGTCTTTTTATTGTTGTTTGTTTTTTTAACTCGTTTTTGTATTCTCAAACCATAAGGAATACGGATAGCGTGACCTATTATAACAAGCTGGCTAACACCAATCTTAACAATAAAAAATACAATCAGGCAATTTTTTATACAGAGAAGTCAATTAATTTTTGCGAAGAAAATGGCAAAAAAGAAAATTTGGCCAATCAGACTTTTAAACTCGGTAAAATTTATTACAACCAGAAAAAATTTGAAGACGCTTTAAAAAACTTTCATAAAACAGTTTCTTTATTTGACACCCTAAAACCTAGCTGCACAAAAGCTTTAGCATTGCATTATATTGGCGTAACCAATACTGCCAAAGGCGATTACAAAACAGCTTCTGTTTATTATACAAAAGCTCAGGATTTATTAAAACAGCTAAACATCAAAGATAATGCGGAGGTATTAGATTATCAAAAAGCTTTGGCATTTAAGACTAACAACGATCTTAAATCTGCTGTAAAAACATTTAAAACTATTGCTAAAAAACCAGATAATAGTGCAAATATAAAAACAAAAGTAGACGCATATTATCAGCTTGGTTTAATTGAAGGACAGCTTAAACGAAATGATTCAGCAATTATATATTTTGACAAAGCGTTAGATTACAATTCTAAAATTAATGATTTCCCTAAAAAATCGAAAATCGTTTTAGCAATAAGCCAATACTATAAGCAGAATAAAAATTATGATTTGGCGTATTCTTATCTTGACGAACATTATCAGCTGGAAAATTATCTTTTAAGATTAAAAAATGCTAAAATTGATTTGAATGAATATGAAAAATTTAAAAAAAATCAATCTTTAAACAATACAATCAAAAGAGAAAGCGAAGAAAAATTTCAGCTTAAAACCTATCGTTATTCTAAGCTAGTCAGCATTTTGGCCATTGCCTTAATTTCGATTTTGTCGCTTTTGAGTTTGGCTTTGTACAAAAACAACATCATAAGAAACCAGAACAATTTACTGCTTCGCGAAAAAAACAAAGAATTGATTCTCGCCAAAAACAAAGCAGAAAAAGCATCAAAAGCAAGATCTGAGTTTTTGTCTACCGTAAGTCATGAACTCCGGACACCGTTGAATGCTATTAACGGAATTACGCATATTTTGCTCGAAGACAAACCAAAGAAAAAACAGCTCAAATATTTAGAATCTTTAAAATTCTCTGGAAACTATTTGACTACTTTTATCAATGAAATCTTAGAAATTAATAAAATTGATTCGACCAAAGTTGAAGTTGAAAATATTAGCTTTAACTTAAAAGAATTGCTTTTTAATATTCAAAGTTCATTAAAAGAACTAGCTACAGCCAACAAGAACTACTTCAACTTAGAAATAGACAAAGCGATTCCTGATAATTTAATTGGCGATCCAACAAAACTGTCTCAAATCATACTTAATTTAATCAACAATGCTTTAAAATTTACTCAAAACGGACATGTAAATGTTATTGCTAAATTATACTCGCAAGAAGGAGAAGAAGCAACAGTTTATTTTGAAATCGTCGATACTGGAATTGGAATTCCCGAAGATAAACTTCAGTCAGTTTTTGAAAGCTTTTCTCAGGGTTCTATCGAAGTAAACAGAAAATACGGCGGAACAGGTCTTGGTCTTACTATTGTAAAAAAGTTAATCGAACTTTTAGGAGGCGAAATAAAACTAAAAAGTGAAGTTGGTAAAGGTTCTACGTTTACCTTCAAATTAAATTTCAAAATCAACAACGAACCATTGGAAGTAATCGAAGAAGTAAAACCTTATAATGACAAACAATTGAAAAACAAATCTATTTTATTGATTGAGGACAACAAAATCAATCAAATGATCACTCGCAAAATGCTGGAAAACAAAAACATTACCTGCGAGATTGTTGACAATGGAGAAGATGCTGTTGAACTTCTAAAAATCAAACGTTTTGACATGATTTTAATGGACGTCCATCTTCCTGGCATTAATGGAACTACAGCAACTAAACTGATTCGTGAATTTGACAAGACGACTCCAATTATAGCTTTAACAGCTATTTCGCTCGATGAAAATCGCGACATGTTGCTTTCTTACGGAATGGATGATGTGATTACAAAACCTTTTGTTCCAGATGAATTCTATACTACGATTGCTAAGTTTTTTGATTAA
- a CDS encoding DUF4184 family protein — MPFTFSHPAIILPLRYLPKSWFSITALIIGSLTPDFEYFLRMKVKSDYSHTLNGIFWFDLPLALLLTFLFHNLTRNLLFENLPSFIKNRILVFTDFNWNIYFKRNWLIVLISLLIGIFSHIFWDAFTHKHGFFVNHIETLQNTIPIFGNEIPLWKIAQHSSTLIGTIILLIIFIKLPTKFTSQTSINKLYWISAILFTIAILFTRFIINPKALNIGNLVVSFIASFLLSITVIPLIIKFKSIQKK, encoded by the coding sequence ATGCCCTTCACTTTTTCCCATCCTGCAATAATTCTTCCCTTGAGATATTTACCAAAATCATGGTTTTCAATAACAGCATTAATAATCGGAAGCTTAACTCCTGATTTTGAATATTTTCTCCGAATGAAAGTTAAAAGCGATTATAGTCATACTTTAAATGGTATTTTTTGGTTTGATTTACCTCTTGCCCTTTTGCTAACTTTTCTCTTTCACAATCTAACCCGAAATCTTTTATTTGAAAATCTACCGTCATTCATAAAAAACAGAATTCTAGTTTTCACAGATTTTAATTGGAATATTTATTTTAAAAGAAATTGGCTTATCGTCTTAATTTCTTTATTAATTGGAATATTCTCTCATATTTTTTGGGATGCTTTTACACATAAACATGGCTTTTTTGTCAACCACATTGAAACTTTACAAAACACAATTCCAATTTTTGGAAATGAAATTCCGCTATGGAAAATAGCTCAGCATTCAAGCACCCTAATTGGAACTATTATCCTATTAATAATTTTCATTAAGCTTCCAACAAAATTTACTTCTCAAACCTCAATCAACAAACTTTATTGGATTTCTGCGATTTTGTTTACAATAGCAATTTTATTCACGAGATTCATAATAAATCCAAAAGCTCTGAACATTGGAAATTTAGTTGTGTCCTTTATAGCATCTTTTTTACTTTCAATAACAGTGATTCCATTAATAATTAAATTCAAATCAATTCAAAAAAAATAA
- a CDS encoding M48 family metalloprotease, which produces MKKKFIIVGLLFTAFGLTKMTAQINFGDKAIGAVQKGVTGFTFSNADAAKLSKEAVDKLDAEHEIAGPTDGYTLRLNRVFGKHASGDGFTLNYKVYKLKEVNAFATADGSVRVYSGLMDIMDDNELVAVIGHEIGHVANNDSRDAIRAAYQKEALMDGAASQSATVATVTDSQLGKIGSAIIDSKYSRKQESEADLFAYNFMKKNGYDVNAEESAFRILAKMSEGSQASFIDQMMSSHPDSKKRADDAKKRAEKDGLYKPYVQQKIVNTVPVTTTKKATTTTKKTTTTKKK; this is translated from the coding sequence ATGAAAAAGAAATTTATAATAGTAGGACTTTTATTTACAGCATTTGGTTTAACTAAAATGACTGCACAGATTAATTTTGGCGATAAAGCAATTGGAGCAGTTCAAAAAGGAGTTACAGGTTTTACTTTCAGTAATGCCGATGCGGCAAAATTATCTAAAGAAGCAGTAGATAAATTAGATGCAGAGCATGAAATTGCTGGACCAACCGATGGTTATACTTTAAGATTAAATCGTGTTTTTGGAAAGCATGCTTCTGGAGACGGATTTACTTTAAACTATAAAGTATATAAATTGAAAGAAGTGAATGCTTTTGCAACCGCAGATGGAAGCGTTCGTGTTTATTCTGGATTAATGGATATTATGGATGATAATGAGCTCGTTGCGGTAATCGGACATGAGATTGGGCACGTAGCAAACAACGATTCTAGAGATGCTATTCGTGCAGCTTATCAGAAAGAAGCTTTAATGGATGGAGCGGCTTCTCAATCGGCGACTGTGGCAACAGTTACAGACAGTCAGCTTGGGAAAATTGGAAGCGCAATTATTGATAGTAAGTACAGCCGTAAACAAGAGTCGGAAGCAGATTTGTTTGCTTACAACTTCATGAAGAAAAACGGTTATGATGTAAATGCTGAAGAATCGGCTTTTAGAATTTTGGCAAAAATGAGTGAAGGGTCTCAGGCTTCATTTATTGATCAGATGATGAGTTCGCACCCTGATTCTAAAAAAAGAGCAGATGATGCTAAGAAAAGAGCAGAAAAAGATGGTTTGTATAAACCGTATGTGCAACAGAAAATTGTAAATACAGTTCCTGTAACTACCACTAAAAAAGCAACTACAACCACAAAGAAAACAACTACAACGAAAAAGAAATAA
- a CDS encoding Nif3-like dinuclear metal center hexameric protein gives MKIKNIISVLEEMAPLAYAEDFDNVGLLVGNSETDCTGVLVCHDALENVIDEAVSKNCNLVVCFHPILFSGIKKITGKNYVERAILKAIKNDIAIYAVHTALDNHSQGVNKIFCNALGLVNTKVLVPKQNFIQKLITYTVPDNADKVRNALFEAGAGTIGNYENCSFNSEGIGTYKGNSESNPVIGERHSLTETQEIKIEVTFEKHLQSRILKALFANHIYEEVAYEIYNLENSHQNIGLGMIGEFETEMDEKDFLHFVKEKMIADGIRHSAFLGKKIKKVAVLGGSGSFAIRNAISAGADAFLTADLKYHQFYEAENKLLLADIGHFESERYTKNYIVDYLRKKILNFAIILSEENTNPVKYL, from the coding sequence ATGAAAATCAAAAATATTATATCGGTTCTTGAAGAGATGGCTCCTTTGGCTTACGCCGAAGATTTTGACAATGTCGGTCTTTTAGTTGGAAATTCTGAAACCGATTGCACGGGAGTTTTAGTTTGTCACGACGCGTTAGAAAATGTAATTGACGAAGCCGTATCTAAAAACTGCAACTTAGTTGTTTGTTTTCATCCGATTTTATTTTCTGGCATCAAGAAAATTACGGGTAAAAATTATGTTGAACGAGCTATCTTAAAAGCAATTAAAAATGACATTGCTATTTATGCCGTTCATACAGCTTTAGACAATCATTCTCAAGGCGTTAATAAAATTTTCTGTAATGCATTAGGTTTAGTGAATACCAAAGTTTTAGTTCCAAAACAAAATTTCATTCAAAAACTAATTACTTATACTGTTCCAGACAATGCAGATAAAGTTCGAAATGCATTATTTGAAGCAGGTGCAGGAACAATAGGAAATTATGAAAATTGCAGTTTCAACTCTGAAGGAATTGGAACATACAAAGGAAATTCTGAAAGCAATCCTGTTATTGGTGAACGCCACAGCTTAACCGAAACGCAAGAAATAAAAATTGAAGTTACTTTTGAAAAGCACTTGCAATCCCGAATTTTAAAAGCGCTTTTTGCCAATCATATTTATGAAGAAGTCGCTTATGAAATTTATAATCTTGAAAATTCTCATCAGAATATTGGTTTAGGAATGATTGGTGAATTTGAAACTGAAATGGATGAAAAAGACTTCCTGCATTTCGTAAAAGAAAAAATGATTGCTGACGGAATTCGCCATTCTGCTTTTTTAGGCAAAAAAATAAAAAAAGTTGCTGTTTTAGGAGGTTCTGGAAGTTTTGCAATTAGAAACGCAATAAGTGCTGGAGCAGATGCATTTTTGACTGCCGATTTGAAGTATCACCAGTTTTATGAAGCTGAAAACAAGTTACTTTTGGCAGATATTGGTCATTTTGAGAGCGAACGCTATACAAAAAATTATATTGTTGATTATCTTCGAAAAAAAATTCTTAATTTTGCAATCATTTTATCGGAAGAAAATACAAATCCAGTTAAGTACTTATAA
- the lpxK gene encoding tetraacyldisaccharide 4'-kinase, producing MNLLRKLLFPFAILYGFITSIRNFLFDKGILKSTSFDIPVIAVGNLSVGGTGKTPQIEYLIRLLSDKYKIATLSRGYKRKSEGFVLANENSNAEILGDEPFQFYQKFPNIMVAVDANRTNGIQQLLSQKEKPEIVLLDDAYQHRKVKAGFYILLTSYGDLYADDFMLPTGNLRESRSGAERASIVVVTKCPKILTEEEQTEIRLKLKLKSSQKVFFTFIDYDMVIYGKNEKIAVNEIKSESKILLAGIAKPKPFFDFLKNENDECLTFPDHHHFSDNDLDAIQNKANGRKIITTEKDYVRLKDSKLVSQLYYLPIKSSFINHQQDFDAAILEYVKENLESYS from the coding sequence ATGAACTTACTTCGAAAATTACTTTTTCCATTTGCTATTTTATACGGATTCATTACTTCAATCCGCAATTTTCTTTTTGATAAAGGAATTTTAAAATCAACTTCATTTGATATTCCAGTAATTGCTGTTGGAAATTTAAGTGTTGGTGGAACTGGTAAAACACCTCAAATAGAATATTTAATTCGGTTATTATCTGATAAATATAAAATTGCCACTTTAAGCCGCGGTTATAAAAGAAAGTCTGAAGGTTTTGTTTTGGCTAATGAAAATTCGAATGCCGAAATTTTGGGAGATGAACCTTTCCAGTTCTATCAAAAATTTCCAAATATAATGGTTGCTGTTGATGCCAATCGCACAAACGGAATTCAGCAATTACTTTCTCAAAAAGAAAAACCAGAAATTGTTCTCTTGGATGATGCGTATCAGCACCGAAAAGTAAAAGCAGGTTTTTATATTTTACTGACTTCTTACGGAGATTTATATGCAGACGATTTTATGCTGCCAACAGGGAATTTGCGTGAAAGCAGAAGTGGAGCAGAAAGAGCCAGTATAGTAGTTGTTACAAAATGTCCTAAAATCTTAACGGAAGAAGAACAAACTGAGATTAGATTAAAGTTGAAATTGAAAAGCAGTCAAAAAGTCTTTTTTACCTTTATAGATTACGATATGGTCATTTATGGTAAAAATGAAAAAATTGCCGTTAACGAAATCAAATCAGAATCAAAAATTCTTTTAGCCGGAATTGCAAAACCAAAACCATTTTTTGACTTCTTAAAAAATGAAAATGATGAATGTTTGACTTTTCCAGATCATCATCATTTTTCGGATAATGATTTAGATGCGATTCAGAATAAAGCAAACGGAAGAAAAATCATTACAACCGAGAAGGATTATGTTCGATTAAAAGACTCAAAGTTAGTTTCGCAATTATATTATCTTCCAATTAAAAGTTCATTCATCAATCATCAGCAAGACTTCGATGCTGCGATTTTAGAGTATGTAAAAGAAAACTTAGAATCTTATTCTTAG